The genomic window ACACCACACCCACTGGCACATGATTGGCTTACCGCGCTTGCTCTTGGCCGAATCTTCTGCCTGCATAGAGGGGGTTCGGTATGGGCTGGCGTGCGGATTGGTCTGCGGCGGCGGTCAATTCGAAACGGCCGCGAACAGCATGTAGGCGGTGCCGAGGTCCATCACGACGTGGGGGACTATCGCCGACCGTTGCTTCGGACCGGTCAGCGCCGCGACACACCCACCGGAGCGCAACAGAATGCCCAGGTGGCCCGGCGTGTTCGAGGGTAAACGGCGGGTGGCCGAGGTGACCAGCAACGCGTCGGCGACGAACAGCGCGGCAAGGGCAACCGCGGGAACGGTGGCGGGTCCGCCGGTATGTCCGTTCGCCGCGTGCCCGGACATCGCGTAAAGCATGGCAGCGGCAGTAACCGTGTGATAGCCGAGGATCACGAGGCGGTCCACCGGCATCGCGCGAGGCGCGCTGCGCGACTCCAGGATTCGGCTCACCAGCAAGGCCGCGAAGACCACCGTCATTGCGGTGAGCACACCGCGCACCGCGGACGGGCTGGCGGCTGCCGGAAACATCAGCATCGCGAGCATGACCAGGCACATGATCAGGTGGGCGGCATCGGATTCACGATAACTCGCGGCCGGTTCCGAGTGCACCGACGAAACCGGACCCCGCCTCGAATCACCTTGCGGCCACTCATGTTCCGCAGCCGAAACCACCGGATCCCGCGCAGGGACGAGCCGAGCAGGCGCGGCCAATCGCCCGAGCACGATCGCCGCCGCGACCAGAAACGCCGCGACCACCGACCACCGCAACGCGGCGTACTCCTGCACGAACTGCGCCACACCCATCACCTCTCGTCGCGGCGATCGTGGTCCTGCTCATACAATGCTCGCACCGAATGCGGGTTAGGGTGCCCTTTTCACCGCAGGGTGTATCAGCGCGGGACGGACTGCCGATAACGGTCGACGGCCGAGCGGGCGAATCGGCCCGGCGACACGCCGCGCCACTGCTTGAACGCGTTCGAAAAGCTCGGTGCGCCCGAATATCCCATCCGGTAAGCGACGTCTTCGACGGTGAGCCCGGTGGCGAGCAGTTCCTCGGCGAGGGTGCCGAAGGTTTCGGCGCAGAGCTGGCGGTAGGACGTGCCCTCTTCGGCCAACCGGCGGCGCATGGTGCGCAGGCTCATGTGCAGACCGGCCGCGACATCCTCCTGGCTGAGTCTGCTGTTCATCCGGTGCATCAGCATTTCCCGCACCGTGCCCGCCACGCCCTGCCGCAGGCCGCGCCGCTGCAACAGGTCGTCGCATTGCTCCTCGAACAGCTGGGCGGTGAGCGGACTGGCCTGCGGCATCGGCTCATCGATGCCGGTGGCGTCGAACACCGCGAGTTGCAATTCGGCGGACTCGCTACTGGGAATCTCGAAGCTGTCGAACAGCGGCGCCAACCTCGGACGCAGTCCGCCCGCGATCTCGACTCGCAGCACCGGCGGCGGCACGCCGAACACCATGAACCAGTTGGTCAGCAACGCCGAGACGTCGCGTTCGGCGAGGAACGCGCGCAGGTCGCCGGGCAGATCGCGGTCGTCGCCGTAGAGCAGGATCTCGTCACCGCGGTAGATGTGCCAGGCGCGGGCGAACGATGTCATCAGACTGAAGTAGCGCATGGCGACCTCGATGGCCTGCCGCATCGTGGGGCTGCTGAGCACGGCGAGGGCGAGCACGCCGTGGGTCGTGAGGTGCGTGCGCGTGCCCGCTTCGACGCCGAGGCCCGGCGGGTCGTCCAGCAAGGTGACGATATTGCGGACGATCTGGAGTTCCTGCGCCGCGGTGATCTCCGCGCCGGGCGTTTTGAGCAAACGAGGATCGACATCCGTGCCGTGTAGGCACTGGTTCTGGGTGAGACCGTGATCGTCTCCGAGCTCGACGAGGATCGCCGCGTTTGTCACCGACCGCCGCCACTCCCATGAGGCCACCCGTCCATCGTTGCCTGCGCTGGCCGATATGCGCAAGGTTTTTGGCCGGAGATCGTATGTACCGCTCTCCCAATGCGGTTCAACCGGGGAAGCAAACCGTCCGATCGGTTCCGTCTGGCCGATCGCGCACGCTTGTTGACCGAATTCGCGATGGACAGCAAACCCTGGCGAGCGATCGCATTCGCCATGGCCGGATTGCGCAAAGTGCTGACCCGATATCGCATGGAGAGCGCTCCAGCGACCATCTAGCGTTGAGTAGACACGAAGGCAGGCGAAAACATATGTCTCGGAAGACACTCGCTGGCAAACGGATCGCGATCACCGGGGGCGCGCACGGCATCGGGCGCGAGACCGCATTGGCTTTCCTGGCCGAGGGGGCCGAGGTGGTGATCGGCGATGTGGACGCGGGCTCGGTGCGCGCCGTCGCCGAACAACTCGGCAGAATCCACGGCGGCACGGTGGTCGGCGTGCCACTCGACATCACCGACAGTGCCCGGTTCGCGAGCTTCCTTACCTATACCGAACGCAAGCTCGGCGGGCTGGACGTCGTGGTGAACGCCGCCGACACCATGCCGTCCGGACCGTTCCTCGCCGAGACCGAGGCCGAGTCGGACCGTCAGCTCGATATCAACCTGCGTGCGGTGATCATCGGAACCCGCTTGGCCGCAGAACGATTCGTCAGCCAGGGGCACGGCCAGATCGTGAACATCGGCACGGTGGCCGGGGTGACCGGCGCGCTGGGGGTTGCCGTGTATTGCGCGACCAAGCACGGCGTGGTCGGCCTCGGTGCGGCGCTCGATCAGGAACTTTCCGAGTTGGGTGTCGTCGTCAGCACCGTCGCCGCCGGCTCGGTCGCGGATCCGGAGGCGGTCGCCGACTCCGTGGTCGAGAGTGTGCTGCACCAGCGCGGCGGCTTGATCAGCGTGCCCGCGAACCACGGGCTGCGGGCGGCACTGCGGCCGCCGAGTGGGCTGCTGCGCCGCATGTTCCCGCGCGACGGACAGGGCCGCTGAGGCCGATCAGAGCTCGCGCAGTACGCGTTTGAGCACCTTGCCGGTCGGATTGCGCGGCAGTTCATCGACGAACAGCACGTCGCGTGGCACCTTGAAGCGGGCCAGATGCGTCTTGACATGCTCGCGCACCTCCTCCTCGGTGAGCGAATGTCCTTCGCGCACAACGAGTACCGCGCGCAACCGCTGCCCGTATCGGTCGTCGTCCACGCCGAAAGCGCTCACCTCCGCGACGGCAGGGTGCGCGGAGAGCAGTTCCTCGACCTCGCCCGGGAAGACGTTCTCACCGCCGGAGACGATCATGTCGTCGTCCCGGCCGTCGATGAAAAGCCTTCCCGCGCTGTCGAAATGGCCGACATCGCCGCTGGACATCAGCTCACCGATGCGATCCTTGTCGCCGCCGCCGGTGTACCCCTCGAACTGGTAGCTGTTGCCGACGAAGATGCGGCCGGTCTGCCCCGGCGGCAGCTCGTCGCCGTGCTCGTCGAGGATCTTCACGGTGGCGCTCGGCACCGGGCGGCCCACGCACCCAGGCTCCACCGCCAGGTCGGCGGGGGTGGCTATGGTCGCGTAGGCCACCTCGGTGGAGCCGTACAAGTTGTAGACCACCGGGCCGAAGGCCTCGGTCACCCTGGTACACAGGTCGGCGCCCAGCTGCGAACCGGCGACGAAGATGATCCGCAACGCGGAGAAGTCATGTCCCGCCCGAGCTTCCGGGCCCAGGTCGACCAGCCGCTGCAACATCACCGGCACCGCGATCATGGCGGTGGCGCGATGGCGGTGCAGGCTGTCCAGCACCGCCTGCGGGTCGAACCGGCGGCGGATCACCAGCGTCGAGCCGAAGCCGAGCGAGAGGATCGCGTGCGCGAAGCCGAGCGTATGGAACAGCGGCGCCGGGCATTCGGTGATCTCGCGGGCCCGGAACGGCACCTTGTCGAGGATCGCGCCGAGCGGGGCCAGCGAGGTCGGTTCGCTGCGCGGCGCGCCCTTCGGGGTGCCGGTCGTGCCGCTGGTCAGCAAGATGATCTTCGCTGGGGTGGTGGCACGCCGCGGCGCCGAGCGGACCGCGCCCGCGATCAGGTTGTCCAGGGTGTCGATACCGGGCTGCTCGGCCCAGGCGCGGTAACGGCCGCGCGGCGCGGTGAGGTCACCGAGGACCTCCGCGTATTCGTCGTCGAAGACGAGCAGGTCCGCGCCCTCCCTGGCGACCACCTCACGCAGCTGCGGGCCCGCGAAATCGGTGTTGAGCAACACGATCCGGGCACCGCACTTGGCCGCGGCGAATACCGCGTAGTGGAAGCCGCGATGATTGCGGGCGAGGATGGCGACGCCCTCGCCG from Nocardia iowensis includes these protein-coding regions:
- a CDS encoding DUF5134 domain-containing protein encodes the protein MAQFVQEYAALRWSVVAAFLVAAAIVLGRLAAPARLVPARDPVVSAAEHEWPQGDSRRGPVSSVHSEPAASYRESDAAHLIMCLVMLAMLMFPAAASPSAVRGVLTAMTVVFAALLVSRILESRSAPRAMPVDRLVILGYHTVTAAAMLYAMSGHAANGHTGGPATVPAVALAALFVADALLVTSATRRLPSNTPGHLGILLRSGGCVAALTGPKQRSAIVPHVVMDLGTAYMLFAAVSN
- a CDS encoding AraC family transcriptional regulator, with the translated sequence MASWEWRRSVTNAAILVELGDDHGLTQNQCLHGTDVDPRLLKTPGAEITAAQELQIVRNIVTLLDDPPGLGVEAGTRTHLTTHGVLALAVLSSPTMRQAIEVAMRYFSLMTSFARAWHIYRGDEILLYGDDRDLPGDLRAFLAERDVSALLTNWFMVFGVPPPVLRVEIAGGLRPRLAPLFDSFEIPSSESAELQLAVFDATGIDEPMPQASPLTAQLFEEQCDDLLQRRGLRQGVAGTVREMLMHRMNSRLSQEDVAAGLHMSLRTMRRRLAEEGTSYRQLCAETFGTLAEELLATGLTVEDVAYRMGYSGAPSFSNAFKQWRGVSPGRFARSAVDRYRQSVPR
- a CDS encoding SDR family NAD(P)-dependent oxidoreductase, whose amino-acid sequence is MSRKTLAGKRIAITGGAHGIGRETALAFLAEGAEVVIGDVDAGSVRAVAEQLGRIHGGTVVGVPLDITDSARFASFLTYTERKLGGLDVVVNAADTMPSGPFLAETEAESDRQLDINLRAVIIGTRLAAERFVSQGHGQIVNIGTVAGVTGALGVAVYCATKHGVVGLGAALDQELSELGVVVSTVAAGSVADPEAVADSVVESVLHQRGGLISVPANHGLRAALRPPSGLLRRMFPRDGQGR
- a CDS encoding acyl-CoA synthetase, which produces MKLAKVATLAADVGRRAVDETYYAALAVRAGLVTPERPDRLARMGAAVLRSGMLGGLTSVAALRYRDRAALIDELGTVTFRELDERTSALANAWRARGLRDGEGVAILARNHRGFHYAVFAAAKCGARIVLLNTDFAGPQLREVVAREGADLLVFDDEYAEVLGDLTAPRGRYRAWAEQPGIDTLDNLIAGAVRSAPRRATTPAKIILLTSGTTGTPKGAPRSEPTSLAPLGAILDKVPFRAREITECPAPLFHTLGFAHAILSLGFGSTLVIRRRFDPQAVLDSLHRHRATAMIAVPVMLQRLVDLGPEARAGHDFSALRIIFVAGSQLGADLCTRVTEAFGPVVYNLYGSTEVAYATIATPADLAVEPGCVGRPVPSATVKILDEHGDELPPGQTGRIFVGNSYQFEGYTGGGDKDRIGELMSSGDVGHFDSAGRLFIDGRDDDMIVSGGENVFPGEVEELLSAHPAVAEVSAFGVDDDRYGQRLRAVLVVREGHSLTEEEVREHVKTHLARFKVPRDVLFVDELPRNPTGKVLKRVLREL